A region from the Palaemon carinicauda isolate YSFRI2023 chromosome 9, ASM3689809v2, whole genome shotgun sequence genome encodes:
- the LOC137647334 gene encoding uncharacterized protein, with protein sequence MHLNLVVVLITALILVTATAAPNRVGGSGGGGGFGGGGGFGGGGGSGGGGGFGGGGGQSGGSGGGFGGGGGQSGGSGGGFGGGGGQSGGSGGGFGGGGQQGGSGGGFGGGGGGEGGQQGGSGGGFGGGGQQGGSGGGFGGGGGDGGQQGGSGGGFGGGGQQGGSGGGFGGGGQQGGSGGGFGGGGQQGGSGGGFGGGGEQQGGSGGGFGGGGQQGGSGGGFGGGGQQGGSGGGFGGGVGAQSG encoded by the exons ATGCATCTGAACCTT GTGGTTGTGTTAATCACAGCGCTGATCCTTGTGACAGCTACAGCAGCTCCGAATCGAGTAGGAGGCTCAGGGGGAGGTGGAGGATTTGGAGGAGGTGGAGGTTTTGGAGGAGGTGGAGgctctggaggaggaggaggatttggaggaggtggtggacaaAGTGGTGGAAGTGGAGGAGGTTttggaggaggtggtggacaaAGTGGTGGAAGTGGAGGAGGTTttggaggaggtggtggacaaAGTGGTGGAAGTGGAGGTGGCTTTGGAGGAGGAGGACAGCAAGGAGGGTCTGGAGGAGGctttggaggaggagggggaggcgAAGGAGGACAACAAGGTGGTAGTGGAGGTGGCTTTGGAGGAGGAGGACAACAAGGAGGGTCTGGAGGaggctttggaggaggaggaggcgatGGGGGACAGCAAGGTGGTAGTGGAGGTGGCTTTGGAGGAGGAGGACAACAAGGAGGGTCTGGTGGAGGTTTTGGAGGAGGAGGGCAGCAAGGTGGAAGTGGAGGTGGCTTTGGAGGAGGAGGACAGCAAGGAGGATCTGGTGGaggttttggaggaggaggagaacaacAAGGTGGTAGTGGAGGTGGCTTTGGAGGAGGAGGGCAGCAAGGAGGATCTGGTGGAGGCTTTGGAGGAGGAGGACAGCAAGGAGGATCTGGTggaggctttggaggaggagtaGGAGCACAGAGTGGATGA
- the LOC137647335 gene encoding uncharacterized protein, protein MYAQVTVLFAAVALVTAKPRHPGGGGGGGFGGGGGGGLGGGGIGGGGGFGGGGGHKGGGGGGGFGGGGGGGLGGGGIGGGGGFGGGGGDKGGGGGGFGGGGGGSSGGGGGGFGGGGGKGGGGGGFGGGGGGSSGGGGGGFGGGGGSGGSGGGFGGGGGSGGSGGGFGGGGGSGQRGGSGGGFGGGGGIGGGGQRGGSGGGFGGGGGAGGGGSHGGGSGGGFGGGVGASHTG, encoded by the exons ATGTATGCCCAG GTGACTGTGCTGTTCGCCGCTGTGGCGCTGGTGACTGCTAAACCTCGGCATCCAgggggaggaggtggtggaggcTTTGGAGGTGGAGGGGGTGGAGGACTTGGGGGAggtggaataggaggaggaggtggatttgGCGGGGGTGGAGGACataaaggaggaggaggtggaggaggtttTGGAGGTGGAGGGGGTGGAGGACTTGGGGGAGGTGGTataggaggaggaggtggatttgGCGGAGGTGGAGGAGAtaaaggaggaggtggaggaggttttggaggaggaggaggaggaagtagtgGAGGTggcggaggaggatttggaggtgGAGGAGGTAAGGGAGGTggcggaggaggatttggaggaggaggaggaggaagtagtgGAGGTGGCGGGGGAGGatttggaggtggaggaggaagtggaggtagtggaggaggatttggaggcggaggaggaagtggaggtagcggaggaggatttggaggtgGAGGTGGCAGCGGACAAAGAGGTGGATCTGGCGGAGGTTTCGGAGGTGGTGGAGGAATTGGAGGAGGTGGACAAAGAGGAGGCTCCGGTGGCGGttttggaggaggtggtggagcaggaggaggaggaagccaCGGTGGTGGGAGTGGTGGAGGATTTGGAGGCGGCGTTGGAG CAAGTCACACCGGCTAA